A genomic window from Spiroplasma helicoides includes:
- a CDS encoding alpha-glucosidase: MEYWWKSANLYQIWPKSFNDSNNDGVGDINGIVEKLDYIKQNGFDAIWISPFYKSPMVDNGYDVEDYYNVNEIFGSNDDFDKLIKECKQKGLKVLIDIVVNHTSDKHMFFQESKKSKDNYYSDFYIWRDEIPKETLQRTSIPIWTYVEERKQYYLHLFDKTQPDLNWDNPNVIKECANILKYWLEKGVSGFRFDVIELIGKDVDKNLFENGPSLHKNIAQLLRQANVDKEILTVGECWRTNEEIALQYTKPDSQELSMIFSFKHVSLTKKKIKKDWSEYNRPTADQLYESFVKYNFSIIQKGGWLSNVFENHDLPRSVSLYGSEKYSQNSAKTIALLQYVVPGTPCIYQGQEIGLKNFYSEDLNDFEDVDLFRKKQKLVDEEKFLSMNEFLNTINKLGRDNARRPMQWNNDVNMGFTKGKPWIRACTNQREINVENQLKDENSVLIFFKKLNGLRKSEYKDLFIASQLKTNNVTESLTDFSIYNEDKKIRYVGNWSDEPIEVIVKKDNKVIISFKQIELKESIVLQPWESILLEENKEN, encoded by the coding sequence TTGGAATATTGATGAAAAAGTGCCAATCTTTATCAAATTTGACCAAAATCTTTTAATGACAGTAATAACGATGGAGTTGGAGATATCAATGGTATAGTCGAAAAATTAGATTATATTAAACAAAATGGCTTTGATGCTATTTGAATATCACCTTTTTATAAGTCACCTATGGTTGATAATGGTTATGATGTAGAAGATTATTATAATGTTAATGAAATATTTGGATCAAATGATGATTTTGATAAGTTGATTAAAGAGTGTAAGCAAAAAGGCTTAAAAGTATTAATAGATATTGTTGTTAATCATACAAGTGATAAACACATGTTTTTCCAAGAATCAAAAAAAAGCAAAGATAATTACTATTCAGACTTTTATATTTGAAGGGATGAAATACCTAAAGAAACATTACAAAGAACTTCCATTCCCATATGAACATATGTTGAAGAGCGCAAGCAGTATTACTTGCACCTATTTGATAAAACACAACCAGATTTAAATTGAGATAATCCAAATGTGATAAAAGAATGTGCCAATATTTTAAAGTATTGACTTGAAAAAGGGGTTAGCGGATTTAGATTTGATGTTATTGAACTAATCGGTAAAGATGTAGATAAAAACTTGTTTGAAAATGGACCAAGTTTGCATAAAAATATTGCTCAACTTCTTAGACAAGCTAATGTTGATAAAGAAATTTTAACAGTTGGTGAATGTTGAAGAACGAATGAAGAAATTGCATTGCAGTATACAAAACCTGATAGTCAAGAACTTTCAATGATATTTAGTTTTAAACACGTTAGTCTTACTAAGAAAAAAATAAAAAAAGACTGATCTGAATATAATAGACCTACAGCAGATCAATTATATGAAAGCTTTGTTAAATATAATTTTTCTATTATACAAAAAGGGGGATGACTTTCAAATGTATTTGAAAATCATGACCTACCAAGAAGTGTAAGTTTATATGGTTCTGAGAAATACAGTCAAAACTCAGCTAAAACAATAGCCTTATTGCAATATGTTGTTCCTGGAACACCATGTATTTATCAAGGACAAGAAATAGGATTGAAAAACTTTTATAGTGAAGATTTAAATGACTTTGAAGATGTAGATTTATTTAGAAAAAAACAAAAACTTGTTGACGAAGAAAAATTTTTGTCAATGAACGAATTTCTCAATACGATAAACAAACTTGGGAGAGACAACGCAAGAAGACCAATGCAATGAAACAATGATGTAAATATGGGATTTACAAAAGGTAAGCCTTGAATAAGAGCATGCACAAATCAAAGAGAAATAAATGTTGAAAATCAATTAAAAGATGAGAACTCAGTTTTGATTTTTTTTAAAAAGTTAAATGGTTTAAGAAAATCAGAATATAAAGACTTATTTATCGCTTCTCAACTAAAAACAAACAATGTAACTGAGTCTTTGACAGATTTTTCAATCTACAATGAAGATAAAAAAATAAGATATGTTGGAAATTGAAGTGATGAACCTATAGAAGTAATTGTTAAAAAAGATAATAAAGTTATTATAAGTTTTAAACAAATAGAATTAAAAGAAAGTATTGTTTTACAACCTTGAGAATCTATTCTCTTAGAAGAAAATAAGGAGAACTAA
- a CDS encoding lipoprotein, whose amino-acid sequence MKKLLSILATTGLVASSSSVAVACNKNNASDKDSNSDGNGNESNDTDLDFGQDFKDQQVRIYEGIWVKIKVSKPKKGAEIKASNDSELSLSSEVNKKEDTDGSGEFVLKIRGLKAKDSIQVDVTYNEVRKSINVKVYEDKVNPYFMQTDDCEIPKQSDNNKNFNFPTVELKNSKAKDNDKKVPAVNFSVKSSDENIVKSSIKKELINSLNSQTAEVVLEGVNEGQANITVSYNDTSMTFTVTVGNKYDLGNLVKQKFEVTTEQNNEDGIVKIILAYLESIGYKVDSFPKQLVKRNFKAATNDTQGQIQINAYYKSTLFLFNCIVKFSLK is encoded by the coding sequence ATGAAAAAGTTATTGAGTATATTAGCAACTACAGGATTAGTTGCTTCAAGTAGTAGTGTTGCAGTTGCATGTAACAAAAACAATGCAAGCGATAAAGATAGCAATAGTGACGGGAATGGTAACGAATCAAATGATACAGATTTAGACTTTGGACAAGACTTTAAAGATCAACAAGTAAGGATATACGAAGGCATTTGAGTAAAAATTAAAGTGTCAAAACCCAAAAAAGGAGCAGAAATTAAAGCAAGTAACGATAGTGAATTAAGTTTGAGTTCTGAAGTAAATAAAAAAGAAGACACAGATGGTAGTGGAGAATTCGTATTAAAAATTAGGGGTTTAAAGGCAAAAGATTCTATTCAAGTTGATGTTACATATAACGAAGTTAGAAAAAGTATTAATGTTAAAGTGTATGAAGATAAAGTAAATCCTTATTTTATGCAAACAGACGATTGTGAAATTCCAAAACAATCAGATAATAACAAAAATTTTAATTTTCCAACTGTAGAATTAAAAAATTCAAAAGCAAAAGATAACGACAAAAAAGTACCAGCGGTTAATTTTTCTGTAAAATCCTCAGATGAAAACATAGTTAAATCATCAATTAAAAAGGAATTAATTAATTCACTAAATTCACAAACAGCAGAAGTTGTATTAGAAGGTGTAAATGAAGGTCAAGCAAATATAACTGTATCTTATAATGATACAAGTATGACTTTTACAGTGACTGTTGGAAATAAATATGATTTAGGAAATTTAGTAAAGCAAAAATTTGAAGTAACTACTGAACAAAACAACGAAGATGGCATAGTAAAAATTATATTAGCTTATTTAGAAAGTATTGGCTACAAAGTTGATAGTTTTCCAAAACAGTTAGTTAAAAGGAATTTTAAAGCAGCAACTAATGACACACAAGGACAAATTCAAATAAATGCCTATTATAAATCAACTTTATTTTTATTTAACTGTATAGTTAAATTTAGTTTAAAATAA
- a CDS encoding lipoprotein has product MKKLLSLLAATGLVATSGSVAVACNKADQNSLTYVEGKSDKDVVEILKNEYIKDNKLIEDYKDFDGDLEGVKFKTEGKLIPDESKYLMPLFNNTKDIKSTEVSSDEKSTTYRFFSIKGAKDDIKFDLIFLEYTHSEGVASVETKTLFKTTVNIPQG; this is encoded by the coding sequence ATGAAAAAATTATTAAGTTTATTAGCAGCTACAGGATTAGTTGCTACAAGTGGAAGTGTTGCAGTTGCATGTAACAAAGCAGATCAAAATAGCCTAACTTATGTTGAAGGAAAAAGCGATAAAGATGTTGTTGAAATTTTAAAAAATGAATACATCAAAGATAACAAACTAATTGAAGATTATAAAGACTTTGATGGTGATTTAGAAGGTGTTAAATTTAAAACTGAAGGTAAATTGATTCCAGATGAATCAAAATATTTAATGCCTTTATTTAATAACACAAAAGATATTAAATCAACAGAAGTAAGTAGTGATGAAAAATCTACTACATACAGATTCTTTAGTATTAAAGGTGCAAAAGATGACATTAAATTCGACCTAATATTTTTAGAATATACTCATTCTGAAGGTGTTGCTAGTGTTGAAACAAAAACTTTATTTAAAACTACGGTTAATATTCCTCAAGGGTAA
- a CDS encoding lipoprotein — MKKLLSVLAATGLVASSSSVAVACNKQEAEKNLTYVEGKSDKDFVAKLSEKIVKDKKLADDFKDIVDSQVGEYKMTMDGTPFSVEGEFYGFFNETKDYKNVKGDTESTGGFFSLKGEKDATSFKIFFVEVKITKGVEKTEAKTLYTKTVNIPQE; from the coding sequence ATGAAAAAATTATTAAGTGTGTTAGCAGCAACTGGATTAGTTGCATCAAGCAGTAGTGTTGCAGTTGCATGTAACAAACAAGAAGCTGAAAAAAATTTAACATATGTTGAAGGTAAAAGTGATAAAGATTTTGTCGCAAAACTTTCAGAAAAGATAGTTAAAGATAAAAAGTTGGCTGACGATTTCAAAGATATTGTTGATTCTCAAGTTGGGGAATATAAAATGACCATGGATGGAACACCATTTAGTGTAGAAGGAGAATTTTATGGCTTCTTTAACGAAACAAAAGACTATAAAAATGTTAAGGGTGATACAGAATCAACAGGTGGGTTTTTTTCATTAAAAGGTGAAAAAGATGCTACTAGCTTCAAAATATTTTTTGTAGAAGTCAAAATTACAAAAGGTGTAGAAAAAACAGAAGCTAAAACTTTATATACTAAAACAGTAAATATTCCACAAGAATAA
- a CDS encoding OST-HTH/LOTUS domain-containing protein: MDKISEAHTKKPESDDNSLSDLIVIIREIMKNEEKDEKGFANFSEFMKELYNKIPDFNPKNYGSVSSKATVFFENVLKKHFTIKKINNAYYLKVV; this comes from the coding sequence GTGGACAAAATTAGTGAAGCACATACTAAAAAACCAGAATCTGATGATAATAGCTTATCTGATTTAATTGTTATTATCAGAGAAATTATGAAAAACGAAGAAAAAGATGAGAAGGGGTTTGCTAACTTTTCAGAGTTTATGAAAGAACTATATAATAAAATACCTGACTTTAACCCAAAAAACTATGGATCTGTGAGTAGTAAAGCAACGGTCTTTTTTGAAAATGTACTAAAAAAACATTTTACAATTAAAAAAATTAATAACGCATATTACTTAAAAGTTGTTTAA
- a CDS encoding NYN domain-containing protein gives MEITNKKIALFIDFDNFNNKDYFKILIEELEQMGTILYKGAFYTNTQDSSIKEKALEYGITDFIIEPSYSSGKNAVDIRIALDVSEMMYYKDYIDCFCLATNDLDFAPILKKIKIK, from the coding sequence ATGGAAATTACAAATAAAAAAATAGCATTATTTATTGATTTCGATAATTTTAATAATAAGGATTATTTTAAAATATTAATTGAAGAATTAGAACAAATGGGCACCATTCTTTATAAAGGAGCATTTTATACAAATACACAAGATTCAAGTATTAAAGAAAAAGCTTTAGAATATGGAATAACAGATTTTATTATTGAACCATCATACTCTAGTGGTAAAAATGCTGTTGATATTAGAATTGCTTTAGATGTTTCTGAAATGATGTATTATAAAGACTATATTGATTGCTTTTGTTTAGCTACCAATGATCTAGATTTTGCTCCAATTTTAAAAAAAATAAAAATTAAATAA
- a CDS encoding winged helix-turn-helix transcriptional regulator, producing the protein MNKCPVETSLKVLKNKWTIFIVRDLLTGEKRFGELKKSINGITTKVLSESLKHLESYNIVKRWSNDTFPLVVVYSLTPLGLSLKQILDALTQWFIDNEKEINF; encoded by the coding sequence ATGAATAAATGTCCAGTAGAAACAAGTCTAAAAGTGCTTAAAAATAAATGAACAATTTTTATTGTTAGAGATTTATTAACCGGGGAAAAAAGATTTGGAGAACTTAAAAAAAGTATTAATGGAATTACAACTAAGGTTTTGTCTGAGAGTTTAAAACACTTAGAAAGTTATAATATAGTTAAAAGATGATCTAACGATACTTTTCCTTTGGTAGTTGTTTATTCATTGACACCACTTGGATTAAGTTTAAAACAAATTCTAGATGCGTTGACTCAGTGATTTATTGATAATGAAAAAGAAATTAATTTTTAG
- the cas2 gene encoding CRISPR-associated endonuclease Cas2, with translation MRLMIFYDLPFDNKQNVRSYNTFRNNLFKEGFHMMQYSIYSKVCYNKESVDYVMKRINKFLPKQGNVRFLTITEKQYQNIKIVVGKKSDRELLIDDRRFIEI, from the coding sequence ATGAGATTAATGATTTTTTATGATTTACCATTTGATAATAAACAAAATGTAAGATCCTACAATACTTTTAGAAATAACTTATTTAAAGAAGGCTTTCATATGATGCAGTACTCAATCTATTCTAAGGTTTGTTATAACAAGGAATCTGTTGATTATGTAATGAAAAGAATAAATAAATTTTTGCCTAAACAAGGAAATGTAAGGTTTTTAACAATCACTGAAAAACAATATCAAAATATCAAAATAGTGGTTGGTAAAAAAAGTGATCGAGAGTTATTAATTGATGATAGGAGGTTTATAGAAATATAA
- the cas1 gene encoding type II CRISPR-associated endonuclease Cas1, with protein sequence MSWKTIIIKDGEKVSLFLNNLVVESLQTKYHIPLDDINAILFENYKTVITNRIMNKLSEKKVLAIICDTNLKPVSLIQPIDAHHLQLKIINNQLNWKKEDKLYLWTQIVKQKIEAQIDILKLNFKNMSKIQLLYKYIDELQYRDSTNREGHAAKVYFKELFGNKFTRDQDNHINIALNFGYTIVRTAFIRAIISKGLHPSIALFHHNMYNAFALADDLMEPFRPIVDNFVYKYVMQIDYFSRNHKLQIINILNCKVIYDNKKIFLTDAITKYVEMVIEYFENKNTLNIEYPISSSVEYYEL encoded by the coding sequence ATGTCTTGAAAAACAATAATTATAAAAGATGGAGAAAAGGTAAGTTTATTTTTAAATAATTTAGTAGTTGAAAGTTTACAAACAAAGTATCATATACCACTTGATGATATCAATGCTATTTTATTTGAAAACTATAAAACAGTGATTACAAATAGAATAATGAATAAGTTATCTGAAAAAAAGGTTTTAGCAATAATTTGTGATACTAATTTAAAACCTGTTTCATTAATTCAACCAATTGATGCTCATCATTTGCAGTTAAAAATAATAAATAATCAATTAAACTGAAAAAAAGAAGATAAATTGTATTTGTGAACTCAAATTGTTAAACAAAAAATAGAAGCACAAATTGATATACTAAAACTTAATTTTAAAAATATGAGTAAAATACAGCTTTTATACAAATATATTGATGAGTTACAATATAGAGACTCTACTAATAGAGAAGGTCATGCAGCAAAAGTTTATTTTAAAGAACTTTTTGGTAACAAATTTACAAGAGATCAAGATAACCATATAAATATAGCCTTAAACTTTGGTTATACAATTGTAAGAACAGCTTTTATAAGAGCAATTATTTCTAAAGGTTTACACCCAAGTATCGCCTTATTTCATCACAATATGTATAATGCTTTTGCATTAGCAGACGATTTGATGGAACCCTTTAGACCGATTGTAGATAATTTTGTTTATAAATATGTTATGCAAATTGATTATTTTTCTAGAAATCATAAACTACAAATTATTAATATTTTAAATTGTAAAGTAATTTATGATAATAAAAAAATATTTTTAACAGATGCAATAACTAAATATGTTGAAATGGTAATAGAATATTTTGAAAATAAAAACACATTAAATATTGAATATCCCATAAGTTCTTCGGTTGAGTACTATGAGTTATAG
- the cas9 gene encoding type II CRISPR RNA-guided endonuclease Cas9 (Cas9, originally named Csn1, is the large, multifunctional signature protein of type II CRISPR/Cas systems. It is well known even to general audiences because its RNA-guided endonuclease activity has made it a popular tool for custom editing of eukaryotic genomes.) yields the protein MKKVNIGLDIGIASVGWSIYDIENKKIVKAGSRLFSEANAGTSKTSTTSDRREQRGRRRNLRRALRRRMDLIKLFVDFKYINSQQDFYQLDFNFNYLEKRNQALNEQISRDELLVLLFNFIKKRGSFNYKDDILEMKEEKKEEIDISKITDKKDKLPVEIQLDNYKLYGKYRGINTEDSLIAHEWYKREIEKILETQVKFNVVDKDFCEKYLELFDRKRQYFDGPGWTTSSKTQKSKYGWKDEKEFFERLSGYDTYDSKEKRAPKHSMTSYLFNILNDLNNLKIEGLSSGLTYEQKYEIINSVIEHKEVKNKNINLKQIAKIAKVDVSGITGYRIKKNNTPDFTNFEFINKLRAASIKANLDYSFIKLDNIKVLDQIAKILTVYQTAESRKEQILKIKDIEFDQNQAEVISLLSFTGTHSLSIKTMNKAIEDMWYENKNHMQVFSEKGIKPDYNIKIEGKFTRLPVLRNKISEMYISPVVKRALIESIKIIKEIEKMNDLEIKDIVIELARESNSEDRKKYIADIQKKNAKENSEIEEKYKKTVSKVDIKTKTKLILFNEQDGKCVYSGKSIDVDRLLSEPNYCEIDHIIPFSVSFDDSRSNKVLVLREENQNKKQNTPWQYFKEINRNWDEYKARVYNLYVTNKKFGKYGTRKYENLVFEKNINDEEIQFSFINRNLNDTRYATSEVKNYLTFFKKELNKSYSIKTINGGFTNYIRNKFLHLGKKDRDDYKHHAVDATICAIAPIIDIKDGKTLSMLEKDLNSDQVIKKDQLVSIIQDISTHQYNFSRKVEKRTNKQMFNETIYSTRVTKEGLHKIVRIDILSTEPSDIKNLKELFTKDQHKLLIYNSDKKTYEYLQKIFDTYVNDVDKENKPIKNPFYHFTYELNEKIVKQSNEENPPIVRYLKYDKGIINQFTKITHKYKNVKQNKEVVVVGSNALGYDLFYSKTLNMYKILPVTHKVAYYDTSNSDNKIKYRENDYEIEKAKFKIDSTYIKKYTIFKYNELNFDYKGENMTLLVTGFNSNSESLEFCYLEKAKEPNKRIYKAIKQMKNIKLITSNSTRTKIKIID from the coding sequence ATGAAAAAAGTTAATATAGGACTAGATATAGGAATTGCATCGGTTGGATGGTCAATTTATGATATTGAAAATAAAAAAATTGTAAAGGCTGGATCAAGACTTTTTAGTGAAGCTAATGCTGGAACTTCTAAAACTTCAACTACATCAGATAGAAGAGAACAAAGGGGAAGAAGAAGAAATCTAAGAAGAGCACTACGAAGAAGAATGGATCTTATCAAGCTTTTTGTTGACTTTAAGTATATAAATAGTCAACAAGATTTTTATCAATTAGACTTTAATTTTAATTATCTAGAAAAAAGAAACCAAGCACTTAATGAGCAAATTTCAAGAGATGAGCTTTTAGTTTTACTATTTAACTTCATTAAAAAAAGAGGAAGTTTTAATTATAAAGATGATATTTTAGAAATGAAAGAAGAAAAAAAAGAAGAAATTGATATATCAAAAATAACAGATAAAAAAGATAAGTTACCAGTTGAAATTCAATTAGATAATTATAAATTGTATGGTAAATATAGAGGTATAAATACAGAAGATTCTTTAATTGCTCATGAGTGATATAAAAGAGAAATTGAAAAAATCTTAGAAACTCAAGTTAAATTTAATGTTGTAGATAAAGACTTTTGTGAAAAATATTTAGAGTTGTTTGATAGAAAAAGACAATATTTTGATGGACCAGGATGAACTACTTCATCTAAAACACAAAAAAGTAAGTATGGTTGAAAAGATGAAAAAGAATTTTTTGAAAGACTATCTGGGTATGATACTTATGACAGTAAGGAAAAAAGAGCGCCAAAACACTCTATGACATCATATCTTTTTAATATATTAAATGATTTAAATAATTTAAAAATTGAAGGATTAAGTTCAGGACTAACATATGAACAAAAATATGAAATTATAAACTCAGTTATTGAACACAAAGAAGTAAAAAATAAAAATATAAATTTGAAACAAATAGCCAAAATAGCTAAGGTTGATGTTTCTGGTATTACAGGTTATAGAATTAAAAAAAATAATACACCAGATTTTACTAATTTTGAATTTATCAATAAATTAAGAGCTGCTTCAATAAAAGCAAATTTAGATTATTCTTTTATTAAACTAGACAATATAAAAGTTTTAGATCAAATTGCAAAGATATTAACAGTATATCAAACTGCAGAATCTAGAAAAGAACAAATTCTGAAAATAAAAGATATCGAGTTTGATCAAAATCAAGCTGAAGTAATTTCTTTATTGAGCTTTACTGGTACACATAGTTTAAGTATTAAAACTATGAATAAAGCAATTGAAGATATGTGATATGAAAATAAAAATCATATGCAAGTATTTTCAGAAAAAGGAATTAAACCTGATTATAATATAAAAATTGAGGGTAAGTTTACTAGATTACCAGTTTTAAGAAATAAAATATCTGAAATGTATATTTCTCCAGTTGTAAAAAGAGCTTTAATTGAAAGTATCAAAATAATTAAAGAAATCGAAAAAATGAATGATTTAGAAATTAAAGATATTGTTATTGAGCTTGCAAGAGAATCTAACTCTGAAGATAGAAAAAAATATATTGCAGATATTCAGAAAAAAAATGCAAAAGAAAATAGTGAAATAGAAGAAAAATACAAAAAAACTGTCAGCAAAGTTGATATAAAAACTAAAACAAAATTAATATTATTTAATGAACAAGATGGTAAATGTGTATATTCTGGAAAATCAATTGATGTTGATCGTCTTTTAAGTGAACCAAATTATTGTGAAATTGATCATATAATTCCATTTTCAGTCTCTTTTGATGACTCAAGATCTAATAAAGTATTAGTTTTAAGAGAAGAAAATCAAAATAAAAAGCAAAACACACCATGACAATACTTTAAAGAAATTAATCGTAATTGAGATGAGTATAAAGCTAGAGTTTATAATTTATATGTAACCAATAAAAAGTTTGGAAAATATGGAACCAGAAAATATGAAAATCTAGTTTTTGAAAAAAATATAAATGATGAAGAAATTCAATTTAGTTTTATAAATAGAAATTTAAATGATACTAGATATGCAACTTCTGAAGTTAAAAACTACTTAACATTCTTTAAAAAAGAATTGAATAAAAGCTATTCTATTAAAACTATTAATGGGGGCTTTACAAATTATATTAGAAATAAGTTTTTACACTTAGGTAAAAAAGATCGTGATGATTATAAACATCATGCAGTTGATGCAACAATATGTGCAATTGCACCAATTATTGATATTAAAGATGGAAAAACATTGAGCATGCTGGAAAAAGATTTAAATAGTGATCAAGTTATTAAAAAAGACCAATTAGTTTCAATTATACAAGACATCAGTACTCACCAATATAACTTTAGTAGAAAAGTTGAAAAAAGAACAAACAAACAAATGTTTAATGAAACAATTTATTCAACTAGAGTTACAAAAGAAGGTTTACATAAAATAGTTAGAATTGATATTTTATCTACTGAACCAAGCGATATTAAGAACTTAAAAGAATTATTTACAAAAGATCAACACAAATTGTTAATATATAATTCTGATAAAAAAACATATGAGTATTTACAAAAAATCTTTGACACTTATGTCAATGATGTTGATAAAGAAAACAAACCAATTAAAAATCCTTTTTATCACTTTACTTATGAGTTAAATGAAAAAATTGTAAAGCAATCTAATGAAGAAAATCCACCAATAGTGAGATACTTAAAATATGATAAAGGGATAATTAATCAATTTACAAAAATAACACACAAATATAAAAATGTTAAACAAAATAAAGAGGTTGTAGTTGTTGGATCAAATGCTTTAGGTTATGATTTATTTTATTCAAAAACATTAAATATGTATAAAATATTGCCAGTGACACATAAAGTTGCTTATTATGATACTTCAAATAGTGATAATAAAATTAAATATCGTGAAAATGATTATGAAATTGAAAAAGCAAAATTTAAAATTGATAGTACATATATTAAAAAATACACAATTTTTAAATATAATGAACTTAATTTTGATTACAAAGGTGAAAACATGACATTATTAGTAACTGGATTTAATTCTAATAGTGAAAGCTTAGAATTTTGTTATTTAGAAAAAGCTAAGGAGCCCAACAAAAGAATCTATAAAGCTATCAAACAAATGAAAAATATTAAATTAATTACATCAAATTCTACAAGAACTAAAATAAAAATTATTGACTAA